Proteins encoded in a region of the Balneolales bacterium ANBcel1 genome:
- a CDS encoding HAD-IIB family hydrolase produces the protein MSSEDKKKQPTKKNNQLHLQLFSIHGLIRGENLELGRDADTGGQTKYVVELAKALGDLERVKQVDLVTRLIDDKRVSSDYKKPIEEISDSARIVRIRCGGKRYMRKELLWPHLSEFVDNVVRFNKKENITPDLLHGHYADAGYVARQLSKLIGTPYVFTGHSLGRSKKNSLSNKGMTQKQMVEKFNINERIQAEEDILRTAAHVIVSTHHEIEKQYKLYDNFDKAAFTVIPPGIDVEKFYPYYYDHDENFQKPESCLQARDKMEQEFARFYYNSDKPLILTICRPDSRKNIQGLITAYGENKELQAIANLAVFAGIRKDIDNLDDNEKEVLTEMLLLMDKYDLYGKMALPKKHDPTNEVPELFRIAADRKGVFVNSAFSEPFGITLIEAASAGVPIVGPDDGGPQDIVKNCQNGILVDTSDSTALGNAIKSVLIDEEKWREYSNNGVNGVREHYSWTAHADTFLKSVDDVIGDHAKSTKKHGISQAPGWRFADLEKMLITDIDDTLVGDDDALEAFIEVMEKNREYVGFGVATGRSLELVEEILKEKNIPTPDVIISSVGTEIYYGPDLDNLSQDSGWRNHISYQWKPDRIKEVLSQFDFLTPQNRDGERDFKLSFNMNPNDDNLAKVHQKLTEKNLRYQLIYSHGAYLDILPLRASKGKAIQYLGKKWDIPPERTLVSGDSGNDYEMLYGKRLAVVVGNHAPEIERLRGNRRVYFADSNYAAGIIEGVRHYRFMDTEK, from the coding sequence TCGACGACAAAAGGGTAAGCTCCGATTATAAGAAGCCCATAGAAGAGATTAGCGACAGCGCCCGGATTGTAAGAATCCGCTGCGGCGGGAAACGGTATATGCGCAAGGAGCTGCTCTGGCCTCACCTTTCGGAGTTTGTCGACAATGTGGTGCGTTTCAATAAAAAAGAGAACATAACGCCGGATCTGCTTCACGGCCATTACGCCGATGCGGGGTACGTAGCCCGTCAATTGTCCAAACTGATCGGCACCCCCTATGTGTTCACCGGTCACTCGCTGGGGCGTTCCAAAAAGAATTCGCTCTCCAACAAGGGAATGACCCAAAAGCAGATGGTTGAGAAATTTAATATCAATGAGCGGATCCAGGCAGAGGAGGATATCCTCAGAACTGCCGCCCATGTAATCGTGAGCACGCATCACGAAATCGAAAAACAGTACAAGCTGTATGATAATTTCGATAAAGCGGCCTTCACGGTTATCCCTCCCGGTATTGATGTGGAAAAATTTTATCCCTACTACTACGACCACGACGAAAATTTCCAAAAGCCGGAATCCTGTCTGCAGGCGCGTGACAAGATGGAGCAGGAGTTCGCACGGTTTTACTACAACAGCGACAAACCGCTGATTCTCACTATTTGCCGGCCGGACAGCCGCAAGAACATTCAGGGACTGATCACCGCCTACGGCGAAAACAAGGAGTTGCAGGCCATCGCCAACCTCGCAGTATTTGCCGGAATCCGGAAGGATATCGACAACCTCGATGACAATGAAAAGGAGGTGCTTACCGAGATGCTCCTGCTCATGGACAAGTACGATCTCTACGGCAAGATGGCACTTCCAAAAAAGCATGATCCGACCAACGAGGTACCGGAGCTGTTCCGGATTGCCGCCGATCGCAAGGGTGTGTTCGTCAATTCCGCCTTTTCGGAGCCTTTCGGCATCACTCTGATCGAGGCGGCATCGGCCGGAGTACCGATTGTAGGTCCGGATGACGGTGGTCCGCAGGATATCGTAAAGAACTGCCAAAACGGGATACTGGTAGACACCAGCGACAGCACCGCCCTGGGCAACGCCATCAAGTCTGTGCTGATCGATGAGGAGAAATGGCGGGAATACTCCAACAACGGAGTTAATGGTGTACGGGAACACTATTCCTGGACCGCACACGCCGATACCTTCCTGAAATCAGTGGATGATGTAATTGGCGACCACGCCAAATCCACAAAAAAGCATGGTATATCACAGGCCCCCGGATGGCGTTTTGCCGACCTGGAGAAAATGCTCATCACCGATATCGACGACACACTTGTCGGCGACGATGACGCGCTCGAAGCATTCATCGAAGTCATGGAGAAAAACCGGGAGTACGTGGGCTTTGGCGTAGCAACCGGACGCAGCCTGGAACTGGTAGAGGAGATCCTCAAGGAGAAAAACATCCCCACCCCGGATGTGATTATATCGTCGGTCGGTACCGAGATCTACTATGGCCCCGACCTCGACAACCTCAGTCAGGATTCCGGATGGCGCAATCACATCTCCTACCAGTGGAAACCCGACCGCATCAAAGAGGTGCTTTCACAATTCGATTTTCTGACTCCGCAGAACCGGGACGGGGAGCGCGATTTCAAGCTCAGCTTCAATATGAACCCCAATGACGACAACCTCGCCAAGGTTCATCAAAAGCTGACCGAAAAAAATCTTCGCTACCAGCTGATCTACTCTCACGGCGCGTATCTGGACATCCTTCCATTGCGTGCATCCAAGGGCAAGGCAATTCAGTATCTTGGAAAAAAATGGGACATCCCCCCGGAAAGAACATTGGTTTCCGGCGATTCGGGCAATGACTACGAAATGCTCTATGGCAAACGCCTTGCGGTGGTGGTCGGTAACCACGCGCCGGAAATTGAACGCCTGCGGGGCAACCGGCGCGTCTATTTCGCCGACAGCAACTATGCGGCCGGAATCATTGAGGGCGTCAGGCACTACCGCTTTATGGACACGGAAAAGTGA
- a CDS encoding T9SS type A sorting domain-containing protein encodes MMKTRYHFFYNAIRLMLITACITLGAGAGVIQAGEPTGGNGNSSAFSNPNFQSTQGAIVQAEDEILIHHWNFNEIPNDSNFAIATTLLMDVSSRRYGAFLMYDGARWDRVNDPTPLNAREQPYEEDDDRALRLRNPAGSLHLFLPTSGYRDVVFRYAVSRTSNGARDQLVEYSVDGGETYTDEGLSGNLVQVNEDQYKWVEFDFSGIAGVDDNPDFRIRITMTGAGSDPGNDSGNQRINNVTLDGRWIDDGPDRSLIHLWEFNDIPNPDDPDNGEFTFPLGIDISAGGIVGGHSTVAGATIRYDGARWDRVNAPTPFNARSIPYEEESDRALRLRNPSGPFTLRLPTTGYSDVVFRYAVKRTSNGALNQDIAYSIDGENFVSDGLKHASVQVGENYILHEYDFSEMEEVGDNPNFAIRITASGPGSEPDNESGNHRFNNITVDALALSASSVEEPEEVPLRTRLEQNYPNPFNPSTRIRFSLQEQVHVTLEVFDITGRHIQTLIDRPMPGGEHIQTFEPTGLSSGIYLYRLQAGERTFTKRMTYVK; translated from the coding sequence ATGATGAAAACCCGCTACCATTTTTTTTATAATGCTATCCGTTTGATGCTGATTACCGCGTGTATCACTCTTGGCGCGGGAGCCGGCGTGATTCAGGCCGGGGAGCCGACTGGCGGAAATGGCAATTCGTCTGCTTTTTCGAATCCAAATTTCCAATCCACCCAAGGCGCAATCGTGCAGGCGGAAGATGAAATCCTGATTCACCACTGGAACTTCAACGAGATTCCCAACGATTCCAATTTTGCCATCGCCACGACGCTGCTTATGGACGTTTCCAGCCGGCGGTACGGCGCCTTTCTTATGTATGACGGAGCCCGCTGGGACCGGGTCAATGACCCTACGCCACTTAACGCCCGCGAACAGCCGTATGAAGAGGACGATGACCGCGCCCTGAGGCTCAGAAATCCGGCCGGTTCCCTGCACCTGTTCCTGCCGACATCCGGTTACCGTGATGTGGTTTTCCGTTATGCTGTCAGCCGGACCTCCAACGGAGCGCGTGATCAGCTGGTGGAGTACTCTGTTGACGGCGGCGAAACGTATACCGATGAAGGATTGTCGGGTAACCTCGTACAGGTCAATGAGGACCAGTACAAATGGGTGGAATTTGATTTTTCCGGAATCGCGGGCGTGGATGATAATCCTGATTTCAGGATCCGGATCACCATGACCGGCGCCGGATCCGACCCCGGAAATGACAGTGGCAACCAGCGAATCAACAATGTCACCCTCGACGGCAGATGGATCGATGACGGGCCGGATCGCAGCCTCATCCACCTTTGGGAGTTCAATGACATCCCCAACCCGGACGATCCGGATAACGGCGAATTTACCTTTCCGCTTGGCATAGACATCAGTGCGGGCGGCATTGTCGGCGGACACAGTACCGTCGCCGGTGCTACCATCCGCTATGACGGGGCCCGCTGGGACCGTGTGAACGCCCCGACTCCGTTCAACGCACGCTCCATCCCCTATGAGGAGGAATCCGACCGGGCCCTGCGCTTGCGCAACCCCTCCGGCCCATTTACCCTCAGGCTGCCGACAACCGGCTATTCCGATGTGGTGTTCCGTTATGCCGTGAAACGAACCTCAAATGGAGCCCTGAATCAGGATATCGCCTACTCCATTGATGGAGAGAATTTTGTGTCCGACGGACTGAAACACGCATCGGTGCAGGTCGGTGAAAACTACATCCTGCACGAATACGACTTTTCCGAAATGGAGGAGGTTGGCGACAATCCGAATTTCGCCATTCGGATTACGGCGAGCGGACCCGGTTCCGAACCCGATAATGAAAGCGGGAACCATCGTTTCAACAATATCACCGTGGACGCCCTCGCGCTGTCTGCATCTTCCGTGGAGGAACCGGAGGAAGTCCCGCTCCGTACACGCCTCGAGCAAAATTATCCGAATCCCTTCAATCCGTCGACAAGGATTCGGTTTTCACTACAGGAGCAGGTTCATGTGACGCTCGAAGTTTTTGATATCACGGGCCGCCACATCCAGACGCTCATCGACCGTCCCATGCCCGGCGGCGAACATATTCAAACTTTTGAGCCGACCGGCCTGTCCAGCGGAATCTACCTGTACCGGCTGCAGGCAGGCGAACGGACATTCACCAAACGCATGACCTACGTGAAATAG
- the typA gene encoding translational GTPase TypA, which produces MNQPIRNIAIIAHVDHGKTTLVDQMLMQSGTFRENQEVMERVMDSNALERERGITIMAKNTAVNWHGTKINIVDTPGHADFGGEVERILKMVNGVILLVDAAEGPLPQTRFVLRKSLALGYRPIVLINKIDRHDARPDEVVNEVFDLFVSLDATDEQLDFPVLYAVGIKGFARTNLTDTNEDLAPLFDVIVSNVPEPERPVEKPFKMLVSNVEWNDYVGRIAIGRIEQGAVERNQPILLVSRDGKVKEKSRITKLFTYAGLEKVAVDRVEAGDVAALAGYENTEIGDSMASEQDPAPVPYYDIDKPTIAMYFRVNDSPFAGQEGKYVTSNMIKDRLMKELRTNVSLRVDTTDNPDIFKVSGRGELQLAILVETMRREGYEFAVSRPEVLMHEVDGVMHEPVEEVIVTVEEQYSSRVIEILMSRKGALNSMSQEMEMTRLEFRVPSRGLIGFRGDIMTETRGTAMIHQQFDTYEPYKGDIPGRANGVLIALDNGGVTQYALEGLQDRGQFIVNPGDPVYMGQVVGINNRSDDMIVNVVKKKNLTNHRASQSADSVKIATARKLSLEQYMEFIDDDELLEVTPVSFRVRKKYRDPNERKRMA; this is translated from the coding sequence ATGAACCAACCCATCAGAAACATTGCCATCATTGCCCACGTTGATCACGGCAAGACGACCCTGGTTGACCAGATGCTCATGCAGAGCGGCACCTTTCGGGAGAACCAGGAAGTTATGGAACGGGTGATGGACTCCAACGCGCTGGAGAGAGAACGCGGAATCACCATTATGGCCAAGAACACGGCTGTAAACTGGCATGGCACCAAAATCAATATTGTCGACACTCCCGGTCACGCTGATTTCGGGGGAGAGGTGGAGCGTATCCTCAAGATGGTCAATGGAGTGATCCTGCTGGTGGATGCCGCCGAAGGCCCGCTGCCGCAAACCCGTTTCGTTCTTCGCAAGTCCCTTGCCCTGGGATATCGCCCTATTGTGCTGATCAACAAGATCGATCGCCACGACGCCCGTCCCGATGAGGTGGTAAACGAAGTATTTGACCTCTTTGTAAGCCTGGACGCCACCGACGAGCAGCTCGATTTTCCGGTGCTTTACGCGGTCGGCATCAAGGGATTCGCCCGCACCAACCTCACCGATACCAACGAAGACCTGGCTCCGCTGTTCGATGTAATCGTATCGAATGTTCCCGAACCGGAGAGGCCGGTTGAAAAACCGTTCAAGATGCTGGTTTCCAACGTGGAGTGGAATGATTACGTCGGGCGTATCGCCATTGGGCGGATTGAGCAGGGAGCCGTGGAACGCAACCAGCCGATTCTGCTGGTGAGCCGCGACGGTAAGGTCAAGGAAAAGTCCCGTATCACAAAACTTTTTACGTATGCCGGACTGGAAAAGGTGGCCGTCGACCGGGTCGAAGCCGGGGATGTGGCCGCGTTGGCCGGATACGAAAATACCGAAATCGGAGATTCGATGGCATCGGAACAGGATCCGGCTCCCGTTCCCTACTACGATATCGACAAGCCTACCATCGCCATGTATTTCCGGGTAAACGACTCTCCGTTTGCCGGACAGGAGGGCAAATATGTCACCTCCAACATGATTAAGGACCGGCTCATGAAAGAGCTGCGTACCAATGTATCGCTGCGGGTGGATACCACCGATAACCCCGATATCTTCAAGGTGTCTGGACGTGGTGAGCTGCAGCTGGCCATTCTTGTGGAAACCATGCGGCGTGAAGGGTACGAGTTTGCCGTATCGCGCCCGGAAGTGCTCATGCACGAAGTGGATGGCGTGATGCACGAGCCGGTTGAGGAGGTGATTGTAACGGTGGAAGAACAGTACAGCAGCCGTGTGATTGAAATTCTGATGAGCAGGAAGGGAGCCCTGAACAGCATGTCGCAGGAGATGGAAATGACCCGACTGGAGTTCCGGGTTCCGTCACGCGGACTGATCGGCTTCCGTGGCGATATCATGACCGAGACCCGCGGCACGGCAATGATCCATCAGCAATTCGATACCTACGAGCCCTACAAAGGCGATATCCCGGGCCGGGCCAACGGAGTGCTGATTGCCCTTGATAACGGAGGCGTCACACAATACGCCCTGGAAGGACTCCAGGACCGCGGGCAGTTTATTGTGAACCCGGGGGATCCCGTCTATATGGGGCAGGTAGTTGGTATCAACAACCGCAGTGACGACATGATCGTCAACGTCGTCAAGAAAAAGAACCTGACCAACCACCGGGCTTCCCAAAGTGCGGACAGCGTTAAAATCGCAACCGCCAGAAAGTTGAGCCTGGAACAGTATATGGAATTCATCGACGATGATGAGCTGCTGGAAGTGACACCCGTGAGCTTCCGGGTCCGCAAGAAGTACCGGGATCCGAATGAGCGTAAACGGATGGCATAG